Proteins encoded together in one Psilocybe cubensis strain MGC-MH-2018 chromosome 8, whole genome shotgun sequence window:
- a CDS encoding Efflux pump radE, translating to MDDFNDKYETTTVIGVTESSMDEYSPSMTQENEGTDIEKGKVLTPEPTVVDLKAQEDEEWETDPDNARNWSWSRKWVATGIVSFYTFVPPFASSMMAPGLPEISERFHIDNPTLLALTLTIFLLSFALGPLFYAPLSEMYGRTEILHIGNLLSMVFSLGCAFSPNVGTLLAFRFLSGFSGSAPLAIGGGSVSDLFAPRDRASAMAFYNLGPILGPAIGPAVGGFITQTIGIKWVFIVIAITCGALSLISIPLLRETYAPVIRARKARRDGDVEKAARVHPMLVQAKGNLLSLLWMNLTRPIELLFRSFICFILSLFMSLLYGIYYLMLSTFPDLFNHTYGFGPGVGGLAYLGMGVGFFMAMFFAARVADAIYKTLADRNGGQGKPEMRMPAMVVGAICIPIGLLWYGWTAEAKVHWIVPIIGTTFFGFGTPETTILTSWFHFANLSLEGMTTVYLPISLYLVDAFRYAASALAAASVLRSLFGFVFPLFGEQMFSALGEGKGNTLLACVAFTLGIPFPIWIYYKGEAIRAKNPLSNGSM from the exons ATGGACGACTTCAACGACAAATATGAAACGACGACCGTTATTGGTGTTACTGAATCCAGCATGGATGAATATTCCCCTTCGATGACACAGGAAAATGAGGGAACAGACATTGAGAAAGGAAAAGTACTTACCCCAGAACCCACAGTTGTCGACTTAAAGGCGCAGGAGGACGAAGAGTGGGAGACGGATCCAGATAACGCCAGAAACTGGTCATGGTCTCGAAAATGGGTGGCGACTGGCATA GTTTCGTTCTACACATTTGTACCTCCTTTTGCAAGCTCTATGATGGCCCCCGGCCTTCCCGAAATCAGTGAAAGGTTCCATATCGATAATCCAACCCTTTTAGCTCTAACTCTAACGATATTCCTTTTGTCTTTCGCTCTTGGG CCCCTTTTTTATGCTCCGCTCTCAGAGATGTACGGCAGAACTGAA ATCCTTCATATTGGGAATCTACTTTCCATGGTATTCAGCCTTGGCTGCGCATTTTCTCCCAACGTTGGAACACTTCTCGCATTCCGTTTCCTAT CGGGATTCTCAGGGAGTGCTCCCCTGGCTATTGGCGGCGGTTCGGTCAGCGACCTTTTTGCTCCTCGAGATCGGGCATCGGCGATGGCATTTTATAATTTAGGACCTATACTTG GTCCAGCTATTGGACCAGCGGTCGGAGGTTTCATCACACAAACCATCGGCATAAAATGGGTGTTCATTGTAATTGCTA TTACATGTGGTGCCCTTAGTTTAATCAGTATACCTCTTCTTCGAGAAACTTACGCACCTGTGATTCGCGCTCGCAAAGCGAGACGTGATGGCGACGTAGAAAAGGCCGCTAGAGTGCACCCTATGCTTGTCCAAGCTAAAGGAAATTTGCTCAGTTTGCTTTGGATGAACCTTACAAGACCGATAGAATTGTTATTCAGGAGCTTCATATGCTTTATTTTGAGCCTATTCATGTCTCT TCTCTACG GCATCTATTATCTGATGCTCTCTACGTTCCCGG ATCTCTTTAATCATACGTACGGTTTTGGTCCAGGTGTAGGCGGGCTTGCATATCTCGGGATGGGTGTAGGATTCTTCATGGCCATGTTTTTTGCTGCCAGAGTAGCGGATGCAATATATAAAACG TTAGCAGATCGAAATGGAGGCCAAGGGAAGCCTGAGATGCGTATGCCTGCCATGGTAGTTGGAGCGATTTGTATTCCAATCGGCCTTCT ATGGTATGGTTGGACAGCTGAAGCAAAAGTACATTGGATTGTTCCTATCATTGGGACCACCTTTTTTGGATTTGGTACGCCTGAAACTACAATTTTAACTTCTTGGTTCCATTTTGCTAACCTTTCTCTCGAAGGAATGACGACAGTATA CCTACCCATCTCCCTATACCTTGTTGATGCCTTTAGATACGCCGCAAGCGCGCTAGCCGCTGCTTCT GTCTTGCGGTCGTTGTTCGGCTTTGTGTTCCCTCTTTTTGGGGAGCAGATGTTTAGTGCGttgggagaaggaaaaggaaataCT CTGCTTGCGTGTGTTGCATTTACTCTGGGAATTCCCTTCCCGATCTGGATATACTACAAGGGAGAAGCCATCCGAGCCAAAAACCCGTTGTCAAATGGATCCATGTAG